The nucleotide window GAGCGACGCACTGGTGAAGAATGAGGCCATTGACTGCCTGAGCTTTGTGGGCGGGCGCTACAACGGCCGCAACATTGCCGACGCCCTGGCCCAGCACCAGAAGCGCTACATGCTGGAAATGGAAGGCGTGAACACCTACGGCATCTGGGACTACTCCGACTGGAATGCGCTGGGCGACCAGCTCAAGAAGGGCTACGACTACGGCAAGCAGCGCTGCACTGCCTACGTGCGCTTCGTGGTGCAGCGCAGCCTGTTCCCGCGCTTTCTCGAAACCTACTGGGAAGCCATCCGCAGCCTGAAAGTGGGCAACCCCACGCTGGTAGACGGCCCCGACGACAAGCTGCCCGACCTGGCTTTCGGCCCCGTCATCAACCGTAACCAGGCCGAGGATCTGGACCGCCTCTACGCCGACGCGCTGAAAACCGGCGCCACGCCCATTTTCGAGGGCCAACTGGATGATTCGCTGTTTTTACCGGGCCAGGACCGCTCGGCCTACCGCGCCCCGCGCGCCCTGGTAAACCTGCCGCGCCAAAGCGAGCTGTATTTCAAAGAGCCCTTCGGCCCCATCGACAGCATTGTGCTGGTAGACCGCGTGGAGGAGCTGGTGGGCGAAATGAACATCAGCAACGGGGCCCTGGTAGCTGCCGTAGCCTCCGACGACCAGAAGTGGGCCGAGCGCACGGCCCGCGAGGTGCGCGCCTTCAAAGTGGGCATCAACAAGCTCCGCTCCCGCGGCGACCGGGAAGAGGTGTTCGGCGGGCTGGGTGAGTCGTGGAAAGGTGCCTTCGTAGGTGGCAAGCTGCTGGTGGAAGCCGTGACGGAAGGCCCCGCCCCGGTGCTTGGCAACTACGAAGAAGCTACTCTGCTGCCCGAGAAGCCCTAAGCCCACAGCGCTTACTTCTGCTTTTGTAAATCCCCCGGTGTGGTTTCTTTCCTGACAGGAAATGAGCCGCGCCGGGGGATTTTGCGTGAGCCAGTCGGCTTACGGCGGCAGTTCATATTAGTGTGATATATCAATCCGCTAGCATCCTCTACTGGGTTTGCGCATCGCCTGCCTGGACTTGAGATGCTGTGGGGAGGCTTGCAACTTTTACGGCAGGATGCGGCTCCCAGGTAGTATGCGGGCCGGGAGGCCCGGCTTGCTTTCCGCCCTTTTTTCGCTTGCTATCTGCTATGTATTATCCTTCCCTGGCCATAGGAACTTTGTTGCTGGCCGGCGCACTGTCGGGCTGCTGCGGCACGTGTATCGGCAACGACGGCAACGAATACCTGTCGCTGGCTTTTTCGACTGACTCGCTGGGGGGCCAGGGTTTTCGGCGGGCTGAGCTGCGCTCGGCCTACGTGGTGCGCTACCAGGACGACGCCCTGACCCAGCCCCTGGATACGCTGCGGCAGCCTACCAGCCTGCGCGTGTACTGGCCCCAGGCCATGCTTTCGCTGCTGCCCGTAGCCAATATTAATTCGCCGACCTACTCCAACTGGGCGCTGCCGCAAAGCTACCGGCTGGTGGTGCCCGCCGCCGCGCGCACCTACGATATCAACGCCCTGGAAGTGAAAACGTCAGAAAGCAACTGCGGCTGCACAGAAACCACGCTCACCCGTTTCGAGCTCAACGGAAAGCCCACCGAGCCGGGGCTGGGCAAGGTGGTAGTGCTACAGAAATAGTAGAAGCGCCCCTTTTGGTATAGGCGCGCAAGCAAACGGGGCGTACATTTAGCCCATGCTGCAAGTTTCTCAGCGCGGCCGGGCCATGCCCCTCTCACCCT belongs to Hymenobacter sp. J193 and includes:
- a CDS encoding aldehyde dehydrogenase family protein, which gives rise to MPKIISPQVEFSFLLQQMKAATPEVFSADGKFLNLLEGRWQEPGTPREFTSPIDGSPLGPLPMLNRDAALRGVHAAKKEAADWAKVDLDERKRRVQDCLDQLRPQVDLIGKLLMWEIGKTYKLGFTDIDRAIEGVQWYVDNIEGMLGSRKPLGLVSNIASWNYPMSVLLHAVLVQALCGNAVIAKTPTDGGFISLSLAFAIARRCGLPVTLVSGPGGELSDALVKNEAIDCLSFVGGRYNGRNIADALAQHQKRYMLEMEGVNTYGIWDYSDWNALGDQLKKGYDYGKQRCTAYVRFVVQRSLFPRFLETYWEAIRSLKVGNPTLVDGPDDKLPDLAFGPVINRNQAEDLDRLYADALKTGATPIFEGQLDDSLFLPGQDRSAYRAPRALVNLPRQSELYFKEPFGPIDSIVLVDRVEELVGEMNISNGALVAAVASDDQKWAERTAREVRAFKVGINKLRSRGDREEVFGGLGESWKGAFVGGKLLVEAVTEGPAPVLGNYEEATLLPEKP